The following are from one region of the Georgenia sp. M64 genome:
- a CDS encoding MFS transporter — MRERPGRWLDGWDPEDEGFWASTGRSIAGTNLRWSIFCEFLGFVVWQLWSIVAVQLPAVGFDLTTAQVFWLISMPSLVGATLRIPYTFMVPLVGGRNWTVVSALLLLVPTVGLAVAVSDPGTSFATLLLLAGLAGFGGGNFASSMANITYFYPAREKGWALGLNAAGGNLGAAVAQLVVPVVISVGAAATLNLPLAGLVWVPFILLAAWGARRHMHNLSHARGDVAGSLAALREPHLWVMAFLYIGTFGSFIGFSGVFPKLINDVFPEFSSFAVGGAALSLAFLGPLVGSLTRPFGGRLADRFGGARMTVLAFAVMAVVALTVVLTLPLANFWLFLALFLVLFTASGFGNGATYKMIPTIFAVRGRREADAVASAESTADAVATDHAGRDAVAPRPAVGSERKASAALGLVSAIGAYGGFVIPQVLSASAAVTGAYHAAFYGFVVAYVLMLAVTWLVYLRPTSAFARAGV, encoded by the coding sequence CTGCGCGAGCGCCCGGGCCGCTGGCTCGACGGCTGGGACCCCGAGGACGAGGGCTTCTGGGCCTCCACCGGCCGGTCGATCGCCGGGACGAACCTGCGCTGGTCGATCTTCTGCGAGTTCCTCGGCTTCGTCGTGTGGCAGCTGTGGTCGATCGTGGCCGTCCAGCTGCCGGCCGTCGGGTTCGACCTCACCACCGCGCAGGTGTTCTGGCTCATCTCCATGCCGAGCCTGGTCGGGGCCACCCTGCGGATCCCCTACACGTTCATGGTCCCCCTCGTGGGCGGGCGCAACTGGACGGTCGTCTCGGCGCTGCTCCTGCTCGTGCCGACCGTGGGACTGGCCGTCGCGGTGTCCGACCCGGGTACGTCCTTCGCCACGCTCCTCCTCCTGGCCGGCCTGGCCGGCTTCGGCGGTGGCAACTTCGCCAGCTCGATGGCCAACATCACGTACTTCTACCCGGCGCGGGAGAAGGGCTGGGCCCTGGGCCTCAACGCCGCCGGGGGCAACCTCGGCGCCGCCGTCGCCCAGCTGGTGGTCCCCGTCGTCATCTCCGTCGGCGCGGCGGCGACGCTGAACCTGCCGCTCGCGGGCCTCGTCTGGGTGCCGTTCATCCTGCTCGCCGCCTGGGGCGCGCGCCGGCACATGCACAACCTCTCCCACGCCCGGGGTGACGTCGCCGGCTCGCTGGCCGCACTGCGCGAGCCGCACCTGTGGGTGATGGCGTTCCTCTACATCGGCACCTTCGGCTCGTTCATCGGCTTCTCCGGGGTCTTCCCCAAGCTCATCAACGACGTCTTCCCCGAGTTCTCCTCCTTCGCCGTCGGCGGCGCCGCCCTGTCCCTGGCGTTCCTCGGCCCGCTCGTCGGGTCCCTCACCCGCCCCTTCGGCGGGCGGCTCGCCGACCGGTTCGGCGGGGCCCGGATGACCGTCCTGGCCTTCGCCGTCATGGCGGTGGTCGCGCTGACGGTGGTACTCACCCTCCCGCTCGCGAACTTCTGGCTCTTCCTCGCCCTCTTCCTCGTGCTGTTCACCGCGAGCGGGTTCGGCAACGGGGCGACCTACAAGATGATCCCCACGATCTTCGCCGTGCGAGGCCGCCGGGAGGCCGACGCCGTCGCGTCGGCGGAGAGCACGGCGGACGCCGTCGCGACCGACCACGCGGGGCGCGACGCCGTGGCCCCTCGCCCGGCCGTGGGCAGCGAGCGCAAGGCCTCGGCCGCGCTCGGCCTGGTCTCCGCCATCGGCGCCTACGGCGGGTTCGTCATCCCGCAGGTGCTGTCGGCCTCCGCCGCCGTCACCGGCGCCTACCACGCCGCGTTCTACGGCTTCGTCGTCGCCTACGTCCTCATGCTCGCCGTGACCTGGCTCGTCTACCTCCGCCCCACCTCCGCCTTCGCCCGGGCCGGGGTGTGA
- a CDS encoding uroporphyrinogen-III synthase, which yields MTAGAVSPPAAGTTTTPEPVAFAADQLAGFRIAVTSDRRAQDLITALERRGAQVLHAPALRIAPVAEDRELIADTGAILAARPDVTVVTTAYGMRRWTEGADAAGLGEELMDVLAGSRIFVRGPKARGAVRAAGLDDTGIADDERTSSVVDMLLAEGVAGRTVAVQLHGYTDGHQLDRLRDAGATVLTVEPYRWVRPDGVDRLPRLVEAVATAAVDAVTFTSAPAVDAFLSAAAHAGLTDQVRSALGGEVLAAAVGPVTAGPLVAAGARPVVPERYRMGALIRLVCEHLERRVEEIPTRLGPVQLRGRSVVLGGAVGTLSPAPLAIFRALAAARGGILSRPQLIAHLPEAANEHALDMAMTRLRQSLPDPRLVATVVKRGYRLEV from the coding sequence GTGACGGCCGGCGCGGTCAGCCCGCCCGCGGCGGGGACCACCACGACACCCGAGCCGGTCGCGTTCGCGGCCGACCAGCTCGCGGGCTTCCGCATCGCGGTGACGTCCGACCGCCGCGCGCAGGACCTCATCACCGCCCTGGAGCGCCGCGGGGCACAGGTGCTGCACGCCCCCGCGCTGCGGATCGCCCCGGTGGCCGAGGACCGCGAGCTCATCGCGGACACCGGCGCCATCCTCGCGGCCCGGCCGGACGTCACCGTCGTGACCACCGCCTACGGGATGCGGCGGTGGACCGAGGGCGCCGACGCGGCCGGTCTCGGCGAGGAGCTCATGGACGTCCTGGCGGGCTCGCGCATCTTCGTCCGCGGTCCCAAGGCCCGTGGCGCGGTCCGGGCGGCCGGCCTCGACGACACCGGGATCGCCGACGACGAGCGCACCTCCTCGGTGGTGGACATGCTCCTCGCCGAGGGGGTGGCCGGCCGCACGGTGGCCGTGCAGCTGCACGGCTACACCGACGGCCACCAGCTCGACCGCCTCCGCGACGCCGGCGCCACGGTGCTGACCGTCGAGCCCTACCGGTGGGTCCGCCCCGACGGCGTCGACCGGCTGCCACGGCTCGTCGAGGCCGTGGCCACCGCCGCCGTCGACGCCGTCACGTTCACCTCCGCCCCCGCGGTCGACGCCTTCCTCTCCGCCGCCGCCCACGCCGGGCTCACCGACCAGGTGCGCTCGGCCCTCGGCGGCGAGGTCCTGGCGGCGGCCGTGGGCCCGGTCACCGCGGGGCCGCTCGTCGCCGCCGGGGCCCGGCCGGTCGTCCCCGAGCGCTACCGCATGGGCGCCCTCATCCGGCTCGTGTGCGAGCACCTCGAGCGCCGCGTCGAGGAGATCCCCACCCGGCTCGGCCCGGTGCAGCTGCGCGGCCGGTCGGTGGTGCTGGGCGGGGCGGTGGGAACCCTCTCCCCCGCGCCCCTGGCGATCTTCCGGGCCCTCGCCGCCGCCCGCGGCGGCATCCTCAGCCGTCCCCAGCTCATCGCCCACCTGCCCGAGGCCGCGAACGAGCACGCCCTCGACATGGCGATGACCCGGCTGCGGCAGTCCCTGCCGGACCCCCGCCTCGTGGCCACGGTGGTCAAGCGCGGGTACCGGCTGGAGGTGTGA
- the cobA gene encoding uroporphyrinogen-III C-methyltransferase, giving the protein MILDADLTGRTVLVLGAAHAARRAVRRYAHAGAAVRTVTAPSELTGVAGTEVAGFDLGVDLVAAVADGQDWAPVLERLRGRALVVAEPAAAPGGQIVLVGGGPGVEELLTVAARRALREADVVLYDRLAPWQNLAALTHGAELVDVGKRPGRHAVPQDQIEALMVDHARAGRTVVRLKGGDPYVFGRGREELGAALAAGIPVSVVPGVTSAVSVPAAADIPVTHREVSHLFTVVSGHAPLSDAEHEHLAGLGGTIVVLMGVGTLHHLLAGLRRAGLAASTPVAVVERGYRIDQTTTYSTLGAAAARGTLAGCANPAVVVIGEVVRLGRDCPAEIASAVGVLAGAGA; this is encoded by the coding sequence ATGATCCTCGACGCCGACCTCACCGGCCGCACCGTCCTCGTCCTCGGCGCCGCGCACGCGGCCCGGCGGGCCGTGCGGCGCTACGCCCACGCCGGCGCGGCCGTGCGCACCGTCACCGCGCCTTCCGAGCTGACCGGCGTGGCCGGCACGGAGGTGGCCGGGTTCGACCTGGGGGTCGACCTCGTCGCCGCGGTCGCCGACGGCCAGGACTGGGCCCCGGTGCTGGAGCGCCTGCGGGGCCGGGCCCTCGTCGTCGCCGAGCCGGCGGCGGCGCCGGGCGGCCAGATCGTCCTGGTGGGCGGCGGCCCCGGCGTCGAGGAGCTCCTCACCGTGGCCGCCCGGCGGGCGCTGCGGGAGGCCGACGTCGTCCTGTACGACCGGCTCGCGCCGTGGCAGAACCTCGCCGCGCTCACCCACGGCGCCGAGCTGGTCGACGTCGGCAAGCGGCCCGGCCGCCACGCCGTCCCGCAGGACCAGATCGAGGCGCTCATGGTCGACCACGCCCGTGCGGGCCGGACCGTCGTCCGCCTCAAGGGTGGCGACCCCTACGTCTTCGGCCGGGGCCGGGAGGAGCTCGGGGCGGCGCTGGCGGCGGGCATCCCGGTCAGCGTGGTCCCCGGCGTCACCAGCGCGGTGTCCGTGCCGGCGGCCGCGGACATCCCCGTCACGCACCGCGAGGTCAGCCACCTGTTCACGGTCGTCTCCGGGCACGCCCCGCTCAGCGACGCCGAGCACGAGCACCTGGCCGGTCTCGGCGGCACGATCGTCGTGCTCATGGGGGTGGGCACGCTCCACCACCTTCTCGCCGGGCTGCGCCGGGCCGGGCTCGCGGCGTCCACGCCGGTCGCCGTCGTCGAGCGCGGGTATCGCATCGACCAGACGACGACGTACTCCACGCTCGGGGCGGCCGCCGCCCGGGGGACCCTCGCCGGCTGCGCCAACCCCGCCGTCGTCGTCATCGGCGAGGTGGTCCGGCTCGGCCGGGACTGCCCGGCGGAGATCGCAAGCGCGGTCGGCGTCCTGGCGGGGGCGGGAGCGTGA